The following proteins are co-located in the Tripterygium wilfordii isolate XIE 37 chromosome 2, ASM1340144v1, whole genome shotgun sequence genome:
- the LOC120008801 gene encoding uncharacterized protein LOC120008801 isoform X1: MKLGSQQNDLRPSPEPSLSGSFRNVRSGLSQNNVNSSPGQSLDGSFRESNSVISAHSIAGFSVSSKFIPKSKRVYKGLKDCGRKLVDLEIFTRSLEDWVQENSQTATGEQSFVSPFSIDELRKLDFALEGVLFQQLCRMPCTPYPYNDLKQDEFLGLQDFLHTIMNGLWRTFWHKRRPLPFFISCARHPGSKFYTLEKAVSRERLDEVRGFALLSRPGSDLQTDWGQVVEIALLRPDISSGSESTLSPSSICEALFYGIHTLISRSLNRSSNVSGDSVFVSVFDSKFGGVVKLGGDLGRLELNSGNPYQSVVEWMKYHAEVSVSPVDRIWNKLGNANWGDLGTLQIILATFYSLVQWNGPPRKSIASLASEHSFRLEKRRTECYLVENENALVPFQQPNHHQGEIVEVDQNDNLSFGKQASRLKLKQGEILLIEDQQQGQNRFQIQDSLVGGNCFLYIAVSIDNPRELLTLYVGAHPSRLEPSWEDMGLWYQVQRQTKVLNIMKQHGISSKHLPELVASGRILHSGPCKKQSPGGRCDHPWCGTPVLVTSPIGEPLSFVVAPDSTFSSEEALRCCRDCLAALRNAAIANIQHGDICPDNILRVVDPKGARNRFFYVPISWGRAVLEDRDSPAINLQFSSSHALQHGKLCPASDAESLVYLLFFICGGTMQQQDSIESALKWKEKSWSKRLIQQRLGEVSPLLKAFADYVDSLCGTPYPVDYDIWLKRLHMAVDGSADRGKMIEEIALPLRLEDVAESSGTSGRGS; encoded by the exons ATGAAATTAG GTTCTCAACAAAATGATTTGCGTCCATCACCCGAGCCAAGTTTGAGTGGTAGTTTCAGGAATGTCAGGTCAG GCCTTTCACAGAACAATGTTAACTCATCTCCGGGGCAAAGTTTGGATGGAAGTTTTAGAGAGTCCAACTCTG TTATCTCTGCCCATAGCATAGCTGGCTTTTCAGTTTCGAGCAAGTTCATTCCTAAATCCAAGAGAGTTTACAAGGGACTAAAGGATTGTGGAAGGAAACTTGTTGACCTTGAAATATTTACACGGAGTCTTGAAGATTGGGTTCAGGAGAATTCACAAACAGCCACCGGGGAGCAGTCTTTTGTGTCTCCTTTTTCCATTGATGAATTGCGCAAGCTTGATTTTGCATTGGAAGGGGTATTGTTTCAGCAATTGTGCCGTATGCCGTGCACACCTTATCCCTACAATGATCTGAAACAAGATGAGTTTCTTGGACTTCAAGATTTTTTACATACTATTATGAATGGTCTGTGGCGTACCTTTTGGCATAAACGCAGACCATTGCCATTCTTTATATCTTGTGCCCGTCATCCTGGATCGAAGTTCTATACTTTAGAGAAGGCAGTATCGAGGGAAAGGCTTGACGAGGTTCGTGGTTTTGCTTTGCTATCAAGGCCTGGGAGTGATCTACAAACAGACTGGGGTCAAGTGGTGGAGATTGCCTTATTAAGACCAGATATATCGTCGGGAAGTGAATCAACGTTATCTCCCTCCAGCATATGTGAGGCACTCTTTTATGGTATTCATACACTTATATCTAGGAGTTTGAACAGATCAAGCAATGTTAGTGGTGATTCTGTTTTTGTATCGGTTTTTGATTCTAAATTTGGTGGAGTTGTGAAACTTGGGGGTGATCTAGGCAGGCTTGAATTGAACTCTGGAAATCCCTACCAATCCGTGGTTGAATGGATGAAATACCACGCTGAAGTCAGTGTTTCTCCAGTGGACAGGATATGGAACAAGCTGGGGAATGCAAATTGGGGAGACCTAGGAACTCTACAAATAATTTTGGCTACTTTTTACTCTCTTGTACAGTGGAATGGACCACCAAGAAAGTCAATAGCCTCATTGGCCTCAGAACATAGCTTCCGTCTTGAAAAGCGTCGAACAGAATGCTACCtggttgaaaatgaaaatgcacTGGTACCCTTCCAACAGCCTAACCATCATCAAGGAGAGATTGTTGAAGTTGACCAGAATGATAATCTATCCTTCGGAAAGCAAGCATCACGATTGAAACTTAAACAGGGTGAAATATTACTGATCGAAGACCAGCAACAGGGGCAGAATAGGTTCCAAATACAAGATTCTTTGGTTGGAGGGAACTGTTTTCTCTACATAGCCGTTTCTATAGATAATCCCAGAGAGTTGTTGACCTTATATGTGGGTGCACACCCATCTAGACTCGAGCCATCTTGGGAAGACATGGGTCTGTGGTACCAAGTACAGAGACAAACAAAAGTACTAAACATCATGAAGCAGCACGGAATCTCTAGCAAACATTTGCCAGAATTAGTTGCCTCTGGCAGAATTTTGCACTCTGGTCCTTGCAAGAAGCAAAGCCCTGGAGGGAGGTGTGATCACCCTTGGTGTGGAACCCCAGTACTTGTGACCTCACCCATTGGGGAGCCTCTATCTTTTGTAGTTGCCCCTGACAGCACATTTTCCTCAGAGGAAGCCCTTCGCTGCTGCAGAGATTGCCTTGCGGCTTTGAGAAATGCAGCAATTGCCAATATCCAGCATGGTGATATTTGTCCTGACAACATACTTCGCGTTGTAGATCCCAAAGGTGCAAGAAACAGATTCTTCTACGTTCCAATCTCTTGGGGGCGTGCAGTTCTTGAAGATAGAGACAGCCCAGCAATAAATTTACAGTTCTCATCATCTCATGCACTACAGCATGGGAAGCTATGTCCTGCATCTGATGCTGAAAGCCTAGTTTACCTCCTGTTTTTCATTTGTGGAGGGACTATGCAGCAGCAGGATTCTATTGAATCTGCATTGAAGTGGAAGGAAAAGAGCTGGTCTAAGCGTTTAATTCAGCAGCGCCTGGGCGAGGTTTCGCCTCTTTTGAAGGCATTTGCCGATTATGTGGATAGCCTCTGTGGAACTCCATACCCAGTTGATTATGATATTTGGTTGAAAAGACTGCATATGGCCGTGGACGGCTCAGCAGATAGAGGTAAAATGATTGAAGAAATAGCCTTACCATTGAGACTAGAGGATGTTGCAGAATCCTCAGGAACATCAGGACGTGGTAGTTAA
- the LOC120008801 gene encoding uncharacterized protein LOC120008801 isoform X2, whose amino-acid sequence MKLGLSQNNVNSSPGQSLDGSFRESNSVISAHSIAGFSVSSKFIPKSKRVYKGLKDCGRKLVDLEIFTRSLEDWVQENSQTATGEQSFVSPFSIDELRKLDFALEGVLFQQLCRMPCTPYPYNDLKQDEFLGLQDFLHTIMNGLWRTFWHKRRPLPFFISCARHPGSKFYTLEKAVSRERLDEVRGFALLSRPGSDLQTDWGQVVEIALLRPDISSGSESTLSPSSICEALFYGIHTLISRSLNRSSNVSGDSVFVSVFDSKFGGVVKLGGDLGRLELNSGNPYQSVVEWMKYHAEVSVSPVDRIWNKLGNANWGDLGTLQIILATFYSLVQWNGPPRKSIASLASEHSFRLEKRRTECYLVENENALVPFQQPNHHQGEIVEVDQNDNLSFGKQASRLKLKQGEILLIEDQQQGQNRFQIQDSLVGGNCFLYIAVSIDNPRELLTLYVGAHPSRLEPSWEDMGLWYQVQRQTKVLNIMKQHGISSKHLPELVASGRILHSGPCKKQSPGGRCDHPWCGTPVLVTSPIGEPLSFVVAPDSTFSSEEALRCCRDCLAALRNAAIANIQHGDICPDNILRVVDPKGARNRFFYVPISWGRAVLEDRDSPAINLQFSSSHALQHGKLCPASDAESLVYLLFFICGGTMQQQDSIESALKWKEKSWSKRLIQQRLGEVSPLLKAFADYVDSLCGTPYPVDYDIWLKRLHMAVDGSADRGKMIEEIALPLRLEDVAESSGTSGRGS is encoded by the exons ATGAAATTAG GCCTTTCACAGAACAATGTTAACTCATCTCCGGGGCAAAGTTTGGATGGAAGTTTTAGAGAGTCCAACTCTG TTATCTCTGCCCATAGCATAGCTGGCTTTTCAGTTTCGAGCAAGTTCATTCCTAAATCCAAGAGAGTTTACAAGGGACTAAAGGATTGTGGAAGGAAACTTGTTGACCTTGAAATATTTACACGGAGTCTTGAAGATTGGGTTCAGGAGAATTCACAAACAGCCACCGGGGAGCAGTCTTTTGTGTCTCCTTTTTCCATTGATGAATTGCGCAAGCTTGATTTTGCATTGGAAGGGGTATTGTTTCAGCAATTGTGCCGTATGCCGTGCACACCTTATCCCTACAATGATCTGAAACAAGATGAGTTTCTTGGACTTCAAGATTTTTTACATACTATTATGAATGGTCTGTGGCGTACCTTTTGGCATAAACGCAGACCATTGCCATTCTTTATATCTTGTGCCCGTCATCCTGGATCGAAGTTCTATACTTTAGAGAAGGCAGTATCGAGGGAAAGGCTTGACGAGGTTCGTGGTTTTGCTTTGCTATCAAGGCCTGGGAGTGATCTACAAACAGACTGGGGTCAAGTGGTGGAGATTGCCTTATTAAGACCAGATATATCGTCGGGAAGTGAATCAACGTTATCTCCCTCCAGCATATGTGAGGCACTCTTTTATGGTATTCATACACTTATATCTAGGAGTTTGAACAGATCAAGCAATGTTAGTGGTGATTCTGTTTTTGTATCGGTTTTTGATTCTAAATTTGGTGGAGTTGTGAAACTTGGGGGTGATCTAGGCAGGCTTGAATTGAACTCTGGAAATCCCTACCAATCCGTGGTTGAATGGATGAAATACCACGCTGAAGTCAGTGTTTCTCCAGTGGACAGGATATGGAACAAGCTGGGGAATGCAAATTGGGGAGACCTAGGAACTCTACAAATAATTTTGGCTACTTTTTACTCTCTTGTACAGTGGAATGGACCACCAAGAAAGTCAATAGCCTCATTGGCCTCAGAACATAGCTTCCGTCTTGAAAAGCGTCGAACAGAATGCTACCtggttgaaaatgaaaatgcacTGGTACCCTTCCAACAGCCTAACCATCATCAAGGAGAGATTGTTGAAGTTGACCAGAATGATAATCTATCCTTCGGAAAGCAAGCATCACGATTGAAACTTAAACAGGGTGAAATATTACTGATCGAAGACCAGCAACAGGGGCAGAATAGGTTCCAAATACAAGATTCTTTGGTTGGAGGGAACTGTTTTCTCTACATAGCCGTTTCTATAGATAATCCCAGAGAGTTGTTGACCTTATATGTGGGTGCACACCCATCTAGACTCGAGCCATCTTGGGAAGACATGGGTCTGTGGTACCAAGTACAGAGACAAACAAAAGTACTAAACATCATGAAGCAGCACGGAATCTCTAGCAAACATTTGCCAGAATTAGTTGCCTCTGGCAGAATTTTGCACTCTGGTCCTTGCAAGAAGCAAAGCCCTGGAGGGAGGTGTGATCACCCTTGGTGTGGAACCCCAGTACTTGTGACCTCACCCATTGGGGAGCCTCTATCTTTTGTAGTTGCCCCTGACAGCACATTTTCCTCAGAGGAAGCCCTTCGCTGCTGCAGAGATTGCCTTGCGGCTTTGAGAAATGCAGCAATTGCCAATATCCAGCATGGTGATATTTGTCCTGACAACATACTTCGCGTTGTAGATCCCAAAGGTGCAAGAAACAGATTCTTCTACGTTCCAATCTCTTGGGGGCGTGCAGTTCTTGAAGATAGAGACAGCCCAGCAATAAATTTACAGTTCTCATCATCTCATGCACTACAGCATGGGAAGCTATGTCCTGCATCTGATGCTGAAAGCCTAGTTTACCTCCTGTTTTTCATTTGTGGAGGGACTATGCAGCAGCAGGATTCTATTGAATCTGCATTGAAGTGGAAGGAAAAGAGCTGGTCTAAGCGTTTAATTCAGCAGCGCCTGGGCGAGGTTTCGCCTCTTTTGAAGGCATTTGCCGATTATGTGGATAGCCTCTGTGGAACTCCATACCCAGTTGATTATGATATTTGGTTGAAAAGACTGCATATGGCCGTGGACGGCTCAGCAGATAGAGGTAAAATGATTGAAGAAATAGCCTTACCATTGAGACTAGAGGATGTTGCAGAATCCTCAGGAACATCAGGACGTGGTAGTTAA
- the LOC120008801 gene encoding uncharacterized protein LOC120008801 isoform X3 yields MSGLSQNNVNSSPGQSLDGSFRESNSVISAHSIAGFSVSSKFIPKSKRVYKGLKDCGRKLVDLEIFTRSLEDWVQENSQTATGEQSFVSPFSIDELRKLDFALEGVLFQQLCRMPCTPYPYNDLKQDEFLGLQDFLHTIMNGLWRTFWHKRRPLPFFISCARHPGSKFYTLEKAVSRERLDEVRGFALLSRPGSDLQTDWGQVVEIALLRPDISSGSESTLSPSSICEALFYGIHTLISRSLNRSSNVSGDSVFVSVFDSKFGGVVKLGGDLGRLELNSGNPYQSVVEWMKYHAEVSVSPVDRIWNKLGNANWGDLGTLQIILATFYSLVQWNGPPRKSIASLASEHSFRLEKRRTECYLVENENALVPFQQPNHHQGEIVEVDQNDNLSFGKQASRLKLKQGEILLIEDQQQGQNRFQIQDSLVGGNCFLYIAVSIDNPRELLTLYVGAHPSRLEPSWEDMGLWYQVQRQTKVLNIMKQHGISSKHLPELVASGRILHSGPCKKQSPGGRCDHPWCGTPVLVTSPIGEPLSFVVAPDSTFSSEEALRCCRDCLAALRNAAIANIQHGDICPDNILRVVDPKGARNRFFYVPISWGRAVLEDRDSPAINLQFSSSHALQHGKLCPASDAESLVYLLFFICGGTMQQQDSIESALKWKEKSWSKRLIQQRLGEVSPLLKAFADYVDSLCGTPYPVDYDIWLKRLHMAVDGSADRGKMIEEIALPLRLEDVAESSGTSGRGS; encoded by the exons ATGTCAG GCCTTTCACAGAACAATGTTAACTCATCTCCGGGGCAAAGTTTGGATGGAAGTTTTAGAGAGTCCAACTCTG TTATCTCTGCCCATAGCATAGCTGGCTTTTCAGTTTCGAGCAAGTTCATTCCTAAATCCAAGAGAGTTTACAAGGGACTAAAGGATTGTGGAAGGAAACTTGTTGACCTTGAAATATTTACACGGAGTCTTGAAGATTGGGTTCAGGAGAATTCACAAACAGCCACCGGGGAGCAGTCTTTTGTGTCTCCTTTTTCCATTGATGAATTGCGCAAGCTTGATTTTGCATTGGAAGGGGTATTGTTTCAGCAATTGTGCCGTATGCCGTGCACACCTTATCCCTACAATGATCTGAAACAAGATGAGTTTCTTGGACTTCAAGATTTTTTACATACTATTATGAATGGTCTGTGGCGTACCTTTTGGCATAAACGCAGACCATTGCCATTCTTTATATCTTGTGCCCGTCATCCTGGATCGAAGTTCTATACTTTAGAGAAGGCAGTATCGAGGGAAAGGCTTGACGAGGTTCGTGGTTTTGCTTTGCTATCAAGGCCTGGGAGTGATCTACAAACAGACTGGGGTCAAGTGGTGGAGATTGCCTTATTAAGACCAGATATATCGTCGGGAAGTGAATCAACGTTATCTCCCTCCAGCATATGTGAGGCACTCTTTTATGGTATTCATACACTTATATCTAGGAGTTTGAACAGATCAAGCAATGTTAGTGGTGATTCTGTTTTTGTATCGGTTTTTGATTCTAAATTTGGTGGAGTTGTGAAACTTGGGGGTGATCTAGGCAGGCTTGAATTGAACTCTGGAAATCCCTACCAATCCGTGGTTGAATGGATGAAATACCACGCTGAAGTCAGTGTTTCTCCAGTGGACAGGATATGGAACAAGCTGGGGAATGCAAATTGGGGAGACCTAGGAACTCTACAAATAATTTTGGCTACTTTTTACTCTCTTGTACAGTGGAATGGACCACCAAGAAAGTCAATAGCCTCATTGGCCTCAGAACATAGCTTCCGTCTTGAAAAGCGTCGAACAGAATGCTACCtggttgaaaatgaaaatgcacTGGTACCCTTCCAACAGCCTAACCATCATCAAGGAGAGATTGTTGAAGTTGACCAGAATGATAATCTATCCTTCGGAAAGCAAGCATCACGATTGAAACTTAAACAGGGTGAAATATTACTGATCGAAGACCAGCAACAGGGGCAGAATAGGTTCCAAATACAAGATTCTTTGGTTGGAGGGAACTGTTTTCTCTACATAGCCGTTTCTATAGATAATCCCAGAGAGTTGTTGACCTTATATGTGGGTGCACACCCATCTAGACTCGAGCCATCTTGGGAAGACATGGGTCTGTGGTACCAAGTACAGAGACAAACAAAAGTACTAAACATCATGAAGCAGCACGGAATCTCTAGCAAACATTTGCCAGAATTAGTTGCCTCTGGCAGAATTTTGCACTCTGGTCCTTGCAAGAAGCAAAGCCCTGGAGGGAGGTGTGATCACCCTTGGTGTGGAACCCCAGTACTTGTGACCTCACCCATTGGGGAGCCTCTATCTTTTGTAGTTGCCCCTGACAGCACATTTTCCTCAGAGGAAGCCCTTCGCTGCTGCAGAGATTGCCTTGCGGCTTTGAGAAATGCAGCAATTGCCAATATCCAGCATGGTGATATTTGTCCTGACAACATACTTCGCGTTGTAGATCCCAAAGGTGCAAGAAACAGATTCTTCTACGTTCCAATCTCTTGGGGGCGTGCAGTTCTTGAAGATAGAGACAGCCCAGCAATAAATTTACAGTTCTCATCATCTCATGCACTACAGCATGGGAAGCTATGTCCTGCATCTGATGCTGAAAGCCTAGTTTACCTCCTGTTTTTCATTTGTGGAGGGACTATGCAGCAGCAGGATTCTATTGAATCTGCATTGAAGTGGAAGGAAAAGAGCTGGTCTAAGCGTTTAATTCAGCAGCGCCTGGGCGAGGTTTCGCCTCTTTTGAAGGCATTTGCCGATTATGTGGATAGCCTCTGTGGAACTCCATACCCAGTTGATTATGATATTTGGTTGAAAAGACTGCATATGGCCGTGGACGGCTCAGCAGATAGAGGTAAAATGATTGAAGAAATAGCCTTACCATTGAGACTAGAGGATGTTGCAGAATCCTCAGGAACATCAGGACGTGGTAGTTAA
- the LOC120008801 gene encoding uncharacterized protein LOC120008801 isoform X4, which translates to MPCTPYPYNDLKQDEFLGLQDFLHTIMNGLWRTFWHKRRPLPFFISCARHPGSKFYTLEKAVSRERLDEVRGFALLSRPGSDLQTDWGQVVEIALLRPDISSGSESTLSPSSICEALFYGIHTLISRSLNRSSNVSGDSVFVSVFDSKFGGVVKLGGDLGRLELNSGNPYQSVVEWMKYHAEVSVSPVDRIWNKLGNANWGDLGTLQIILATFYSLVQWNGPPRKSIASLASEHSFRLEKRRTECYLVENENALVPFQQPNHHQGEIVEVDQNDNLSFGKQASRLKLKQGEILLIEDQQQGQNRFQIQDSLVGGNCFLYIAVSIDNPRELLTLYVGAHPSRLEPSWEDMGLWYQVQRQTKVLNIMKQHGISSKHLPELVASGRILHSGPCKKQSPGGRCDHPWCGTPVLVTSPIGEPLSFVVAPDSTFSSEEALRCCRDCLAALRNAAIANIQHGDICPDNILRVVDPKGARNRFFYVPISWGRAVLEDRDSPAINLQFSSSHALQHGKLCPASDAESLVYLLFFICGGTMQQQDSIESALKWKEKSWSKRLIQQRLGEVSPLLKAFADYVDSLCGTPYPVDYDIWLKRLHMAVDGSADRGKMIEEIALPLRLEDVAESSGTSGRGS; encoded by the coding sequence ATGCCGTGCACACCTTATCCCTACAATGATCTGAAACAAGATGAGTTTCTTGGACTTCAAGATTTTTTACATACTATTATGAATGGTCTGTGGCGTACCTTTTGGCATAAACGCAGACCATTGCCATTCTTTATATCTTGTGCCCGTCATCCTGGATCGAAGTTCTATACTTTAGAGAAGGCAGTATCGAGGGAAAGGCTTGACGAGGTTCGTGGTTTTGCTTTGCTATCAAGGCCTGGGAGTGATCTACAAACAGACTGGGGTCAAGTGGTGGAGATTGCCTTATTAAGACCAGATATATCGTCGGGAAGTGAATCAACGTTATCTCCCTCCAGCATATGTGAGGCACTCTTTTATGGTATTCATACACTTATATCTAGGAGTTTGAACAGATCAAGCAATGTTAGTGGTGATTCTGTTTTTGTATCGGTTTTTGATTCTAAATTTGGTGGAGTTGTGAAACTTGGGGGTGATCTAGGCAGGCTTGAATTGAACTCTGGAAATCCCTACCAATCCGTGGTTGAATGGATGAAATACCACGCTGAAGTCAGTGTTTCTCCAGTGGACAGGATATGGAACAAGCTGGGGAATGCAAATTGGGGAGACCTAGGAACTCTACAAATAATTTTGGCTACTTTTTACTCTCTTGTACAGTGGAATGGACCACCAAGAAAGTCAATAGCCTCATTGGCCTCAGAACATAGCTTCCGTCTTGAAAAGCGTCGAACAGAATGCTACCtggttgaaaatgaaaatgcacTGGTACCCTTCCAACAGCCTAACCATCATCAAGGAGAGATTGTTGAAGTTGACCAGAATGATAATCTATCCTTCGGAAAGCAAGCATCACGATTGAAACTTAAACAGGGTGAAATATTACTGATCGAAGACCAGCAACAGGGGCAGAATAGGTTCCAAATACAAGATTCTTTGGTTGGAGGGAACTGTTTTCTCTACATAGCCGTTTCTATAGATAATCCCAGAGAGTTGTTGACCTTATATGTGGGTGCACACCCATCTAGACTCGAGCCATCTTGGGAAGACATGGGTCTGTGGTACCAAGTACAGAGACAAACAAAAGTACTAAACATCATGAAGCAGCACGGAATCTCTAGCAAACATTTGCCAGAATTAGTTGCCTCTGGCAGAATTTTGCACTCTGGTCCTTGCAAGAAGCAAAGCCCTGGAGGGAGGTGTGATCACCCTTGGTGTGGAACCCCAGTACTTGTGACCTCACCCATTGGGGAGCCTCTATCTTTTGTAGTTGCCCCTGACAGCACATTTTCCTCAGAGGAAGCCCTTCGCTGCTGCAGAGATTGCCTTGCGGCTTTGAGAAATGCAGCAATTGCCAATATCCAGCATGGTGATATTTGTCCTGACAACATACTTCGCGTTGTAGATCCCAAAGGTGCAAGAAACAGATTCTTCTACGTTCCAATCTCTTGGGGGCGTGCAGTTCTTGAAGATAGAGACAGCCCAGCAATAAATTTACAGTTCTCATCATCTCATGCACTACAGCATGGGAAGCTATGTCCTGCATCTGATGCTGAAAGCCTAGTTTACCTCCTGTTTTTCATTTGTGGAGGGACTATGCAGCAGCAGGATTCTATTGAATCTGCATTGAAGTGGAAGGAAAAGAGCTGGTCTAAGCGTTTAATTCAGCAGCGCCTGGGCGAGGTTTCGCCTCTTTTGAAGGCATTTGCCGATTATGTGGATAGCCTCTGTGGAACTCCATACCCAGTTGATTATGATATTTGGTTGAAAAGACTGCATATGGCCGTGGACGGCTCAGCAGATAGAGGTAAAATGATTGAAGAAATAGCCTTACCATTGAGACTAGAGGATGTTGCAGAATCCTCAGGAACATCAGGACGTGGTAGTTAA